A region from the Actinoplanes sp. OR16 genome encodes:
- a CDS encoding glycosyltransferase family 2 protein — protein MSPRVTVVIPVYNEGEGVVRHLERILRDVLLPAEVLVVHDMPEDTTVPFVHEVARHDPRVRTVLNTYGRGPANAIRFGINAATAPVAVVTMADGCDDPQQIDELARLVDRGVVVAAASRYMPGGQQVGGPRFKRLASRWAGRTLHAFARVGTRDATNSFKAYDTAFVREVGIESRTGFEIGIELTAKAARTGRMVAEIPTIWLDRQLGESHFDVGRFLPSYLKWYFFAFGRRLTTEELAARWESARTATPAKEDSRA, from the coding sequence GTGAGCCCGCGCGTCACCGTCGTCATCCCGGTCTACAACGAGGGCGAGGGCGTCGTCCGGCACCTCGAGCGGATCCTGCGCGACGTGCTGCTGCCGGCCGAGGTGCTGGTCGTGCACGACATGCCGGAGGACACCACGGTTCCGTTCGTGCACGAGGTGGCCCGGCACGACCCGCGGGTCCGCACGGTGCTCAACACCTACGGCCGGGGGCCCGCGAACGCGATCCGGTTCGGCATCAACGCGGCGACGGCGCCGGTGGCGGTCGTGACGATGGCCGACGGCTGCGACGACCCGCAGCAGATCGACGAACTGGCCCGGCTGGTCGACCGGGGCGTGGTCGTCGCGGCCGCCTCCCGGTACATGCCCGGTGGCCAGCAGGTCGGCGGCCCGCGGTTCAAGCGGCTGGCGTCCCGGTGGGCCGGGCGCACCCTGCACGCGTTCGCCCGGGTCGGCACCCGCGATGCCACGAACAGCTTCAAGGCTTATGACACCGCGTTCGTCCGCGAGGTCGGCATCGAGTCGCGGACCGGCTTCGAGATCGGCATCGAGCTGACCGCGAAGGCCGCGCGGACCGGCCGGATGGTCGCCGAGATCCCGACGATCTGGCTCGACCGGCAGCTCGGCGAGTCACACTTCGATGTGGGCCGGTTCCTGCCGAGCTACCTGAAGTGGTACTTCTTCGCGTTCGGCCGGCGGCTCACGACGGAGGAACTGGCCGCGCGGTGGGAGTCGGCCCGGACCGCGACGCCGGCCAAGGAGGACTCCCGGGCGTGA
- a CDS encoding nucleotide sugar dehydrogenase, whose amino-acid sequence MTTAEDAAVDVCVVGGCGRVGLPLGIALASRGLSVLLYDINPAAVDRVNSGTLPFDEPGAAEPLAEAIAAGRLRASTAPESVGLADALVVVVGTPVDEHLNPDLGAVPRAIERGVPHMRDGQLVVLRSTVYPGVTALTEKLLSGWGLDVDVAFCPERIAEGKAMTELFTLPQMVAARKPQAGDRAEKLFRNLTDSIIRLEPEEAELAKLFTNTWRYLKFAAANQFWMMANDFGLDYERIRHAITTDYPRAADLPMPGFAAGPCLLKDTMQLAAFNGNNFVLGHSAMLINEGLPLYLVSRLEERFPLADLTVGVLGMAFKGGSDDPRDSLAYKLRKLLIIKARDVLCTDEHVRDDRFLPLDEVLEKADVLVIASPHKEYAALATDKPVIDMWGLTGQGVLV is encoded by the coding sequence ATGACAACGGCAGAAGACGCGGCGGTCGACGTCTGTGTGGTGGGCGGATGCGGCCGGGTCGGCCTGCCGCTGGGCATCGCGCTGGCGTCGCGCGGGCTCTCCGTCCTCCTCTACGACATCAACCCGGCCGCCGTCGACCGGGTCAACTCCGGCACGCTGCCGTTCGACGAGCCGGGCGCGGCCGAGCCGCTCGCCGAGGCGATCGCCGCCGGCCGGCTGCGCGCCAGCACCGCCCCGGAGAGCGTCGGACTCGCCGACGCCCTGGTCGTGGTCGTCGGCACCCCGGTCGACGAGCACCTGAACCCGGACCTCGGCGCGGTGCCGCGGGCCATCGAGCGCGGCGTGCCGCACATGCGCGACGGCCAGCTCGTGGTGCTGCGCAGCACGGTCTACCCGGGCGTCACCGCGCTCACCGAGAAGCTGCTGTCCGGCTGGGGTCTCGACGTCGACGTGGCGTTCTGCCCGGAGCGGATCGCCGAGGGCAAGGCGATGACCGAGCTGTTCACGCTGCCGCAGATGGTCGCGGCGCGGAAGCCGCAGGCCGGTGACCGGGCCGAGAAGCTGTTCCGCAACCTCACCGACTCGATCATCCGGCTGGAGCCGGAGGAGGCCGAGCTCGCCAAGCTGTTCACCAACACCTGGCGCTATCTGAAGTTCGCCGCCGCCAACCAGTTCTGGATGATGGCGAACGACTTCGGCCTCGACTACGAGCGGATCCGGCACGCGATCACCACCGACTACCCGCGCGCCGCCGACCTGCCGATGCCCGGTTTCGCCGCCGGGCCGTGCCTGCTCAAGGACACCATGCAGCTGGCGGCGTTCAACGGCAACAACTTCGTCCTCGGCCACTCCGCCATGCTGATCAACGAGGGCCTCCCCCTCTATCTGGTGTCCCGGCTCGAGGAGCGGTTCCCGCTCGCCGATCTCACGGTCGGCGTCCTCGGCATGGCGTTCAAGGGCGGGAGCGACGATCCGCGGGACAGTCTCGCGTACAAGCTCCGCAAGCTCTTGATCATCAAGGCGCGGGATGTGCTCTGCACCGACGAGCATGTGCGCGACGACCGCTTCCTGCCGCTCGACGAGGTGCTGGAGAAGGCGGACGTGCTGGTGATCGCGTCGCCACACAAGGAGTACGCGGCGCTCGCCACCGACAAGCCCGTCATCGACATGTGGGGACTGACCGGGCAGGGGGTGCTGGTGTGA
- a CDS encoding FxsB family cyclophane-forming radical SAM/SPASM peptide maturase has product MHPRWPYQLLDLDRLRAGGWRPRPFREFVLKVHQRCNLACTYCYVYESPDQSWRQRPRLMSDDVWQAASRRIAEHAGEHSLDEVRVVLHGGEPLLAGPARLRSKIAELRTALPATTTAQVTMQTNGIGLTPKALAELAAADIRVGVSIDGTATDHDRHRVFRNGRGSHAATARALQNLHDHPHLYAGLLCTIDPTTDPVATYRALLSHEPPAVDLLLPHANWAQPPQHDTARWLIAVFDQWYAEPKTRIRLFEDVMSLLLGGSSRSEQIGLSPVVVAVVESDGAIEQVDALKSTYPGAAATGRNVLTDAFDTVLTHPGVAARQIGVEALADGCRSCPVHRVCGAGHYAHRYRPGDGFRNPTVYCADMNRLIRHISERLKADLRQ; this is encoded by the coding sequence ATGCACCCCCGCTGGCCGTACCAACTGCTCGACCTTGACCGGCTCCGAGCCGGCGGCTGGCGTCCCAGGCCTTTCCGCGAGTTCGTACTCAAGGTCCACCAGCGCTGCAACCTGGCCTGCACGTATTGCTACGTCTACGAGTCCCCCGACCAGTCCTGGCGGCAGCGCCCCCGCCTGATGAGCGACGACGTGTGGCAGGCGGCGTCCCGGCGGATCGCCGAGCACGCCGGGGAGCATTCCCTCGACGAGGTACGCGTGGTGCTGCACGGCGGAGAACCGCTCCTCGCCGGCCCCGCCCGCCTGCGCTCCAAGATCGCCGAGCTGCGCACAGCTCTGCCGGCGACGACGACGGCCCAGGTGACGATGCAGACGAACGGTATAGGGCTGACGCCGAAGGCCCTGGCCGAGCTGGCCGCCGCGGACATCCGGGTCGGGGTGAGCATCGACGGGACGGCCACCGACCACGATCGTCACAGGGTGTTCAGAAACGGTCGCGGCAGTCACGCCGCCACCGCACGAGCCCTGCAGAATCTCCATGATCACCCCCATCTGTACGCCGGACTGCTCTGCACGATCGACCCCACCACGGACCCGGTGGCGACCTACCGGGCGTTGCTCAGCCACGAGCCCCCGGCCGTCGACCTGCTCCTGCCGCACGCGAACTGGGCGCAGCCCCCGCAGCACGACACGGCCCGCTGGCTGATCGCCGTGTTCGACCAGTGGTACGCGGAACCGAAGACCCGCATCCGCCTCTTCGAGGACGTGATGAGCCTGCTGCTGGGCGGATCGTCCCGCTCCGAGCAGATCGGCCTGAGCCCGGTCGTCGTCGCGGTGGTCGAGTCGGACGGCGCGATCGAGCAGGTCGACGCGCTCAAGAGCACCTACCCGGGCGCGGCCGCGACCGGCCGTAACGTGCTGACCGACGCGTTCGACACGGTGCTCACGCATCCCGGGGTGGCGGCCCGGCAGATCGGCGTGGAGGCGCTCGCCGACGGCTGCCGGAGCTGTCCCGTGCACCGGGTCTGCGGCGCCGGGCACTACGCCCACCGCTACCGGCCCGGTGACGGGTTCCGCAATCCGACCGTCTACTGCGCCGACATGAACCGGCTGATCAGGCACATCAGTGAGCGCCTGAAGGCTGATCTGCGTCAGTGA
- a CDS encoding lipopolysaccharide biosynthesis protein produces MTVRASTGRRIGVSGAAVAVAGALTSALGYLVPVIGARGLDAADLGALATVLAIAAIASVPGTGLQIAVAVHRARHPSATAARAGWLTAALCAGVVALLAPIAGPLLDLPLAVILLLAVQTFTVVAAGRWLGELQGAGRFLRLAAGMTVLATGRYGGLIAGLLLGAGLTGSMAIGAVVSLLIPPVLAVLARVPADHGGLGITARQIVTACSATLAMLIVSYADLILARHLLPAADSGAYAVGTVLTKGALWAPQVVTVLALPRLAQGSRRALTVAAGLVAGCGALLILASAVAGELAFRLAGGPDYVSLAEYAPVFAATGACYALVFVLVNAQVAAGARWPAAPLWAATVLLVVTTEWLVPHTFTAIMWSALGAAVLALAGTAAAAVVSKVWVRASAGGHRSLG; encoded by the coding sequence GTGACCGTGCGAGCCTCCACCGGCCGGCGGATCGGTGTCTCCGGTGCGGCGGTCGCCGTCGCCGGGGCGCTGACCAGCGCGCTGGGCTACCTCGTACCGGTCATCGGCGCCCGCGGCCTGGACGCCGCCGACCTCGGCGCGCTCGCCACCGTGCTCGCGATCGCCGCGATCGCGAGCGTTCCCGGCACCGGTCTGCAGATCGCCGTGGCGGTGCACCGGGCACGTCATCCTTCAGCGACGGCCGCCCGGGCCGGCTGGCTCACCGCGGCCCTCTGCGCCGGCGTCGTCGCGCTGCTCGCCCCGATCGCCGGACCGCTGCTCGATCTGCCCCTCGCCGTGATCCTGCTGCTCGCCGTGCAGACCTTCACCGTCGTGGCGGCCGGCCGCTGGCTGGGTGAGCTCCAGGGCGCCGGGCGGTTCCTCCGGCTCGCCGCCGGCATGACGGTCCTCGCAACCGGCCGGTACGGCGGACTGATCGCCGGCCTGCTGCTGGGCGCCGGACTGACCGGTTCCATGGCGATCGGGGCGGTCGTCTCGCTGCTGATCCCGCCGGTGCTCGCGGTCCTGGCCCGGGTGCCGGCCGACCACGGCGGTCTCGGCATCACCGCGCGTCAGATCGTCACGGCCTGCTCCGCCACGCTCGCCATGCTGATCGTGTCGTACGCCGACCTGATCCTCGCCCGGCACCTGCTCCCCGCCGCCGACTCCGGCGCGTACGCGGTCGGCACCGTGCTGACCAAGGGCGCGCTCTGGGCACCGCAGGTCGTCACCGTCCTCGCCCTGCCCCGGCTTGCGCAGGGCAGCCGCCGCGCCCTCACCGTCGCCGCCGGACTGGTGGCCGGCTGCGGCGCCCTGCTGATCCTGGCCTCCGCGGTCGCCGGCGAGCTGGCGTTCCGGCTGGCCGGCGGACCGGACTACGTGTCGCTCGCCGAGTACGCCCCGGTGTTCGCGGCGACCGGCGCCTGCTACGCCCTGGTGTTCGTGCTGGTCAACGCCCAGGTCGCGGCCGGCGCCCGGTGGCCGGCCGCTCCGCTGTGGGCCGCCACGGTCCTGCTCGTGGTCACCACCGAGTGGCTGGTGCCGCACACGTTCACGGCGATCATGTGGTCCGCGCTCGGCGCCGCTGTCCTGGCGCTCGCCGGCACGGCCGCAGCAGCCGTAGTAAGTAAGGTATGGGTTCGAGCGAGCGCCGGTGGTCACCGTTCCCTAGGGTGA
- a CDS encoding M15 family metallopeptidase, with protein MLKIVAALALALTPATPSSALPPAPSSAHVVRPGDTLFGIASQHDVPVASLRSWNGLGSYAKLRADGMLRLASPRAPIPEFRTRSETVTALEANGSADRKCPVPASELRRIWVRYIDFQGKVHNGSLIMHRSLVAATQRAFGQLYRWRFPIMVMQPASVNMPGLSDKSVLTSGYECRFVAGTTKWSQHSYGRAIDVNPRQNPMIRGDYLDPPNTEKWLERSHYWPGMIHENGAAEAFTVEGFAWGGRWKSLKDYMHFSTTNL; from the coding sequence GTGCTGAAAATCGTCGCCGCGCTGGCGCTTGCCCTGACCCCTGCCACCCCTTCATCAGCCCTGCCGCCGGCCCCGTCGTCCGCTCATGTCGTCCGGCCCGGGGACACGCTCTTCGGGATCGCCTCGCAGCACGATGTACCGGTCGCCTCCTTGCGATCTTGGAATGGGCTGGGGTCGTACGCGAAACTGCGGGCCGACGGCATGCTGCGACTCGCCTCCCCGCGCGCGCCCATCCCGGAGTTCCGGACGCGCAGCGAGACCGTCACGGCGCTCGAAGCCAACGGCAGCGCTGACCGGAAATGCCCAGTGCCGGCGTCCGAGTTGCGGCGGATCTGGGTGCGGTACATCGACTTCCAGGGCAAGGTCCACAACGGCAGCCTGATCATGCATCGGTCGCTGGTGGCGGCCACGCAGCGGGCGTTCGGTCAGTTGTATCGGTGGCGCTTTCCGATCATGGTGATGCAGCCGGCATCGGTGAACATGCCCGGTTTATCGGATAAATCGGTGTTGACGAGTGGATATGAGTGCCGTTTCGTCGCCGGCACCACGAAGTGGTCGCAGCATTCCTACGGCCGGGCCATCGACGTCAACCCCCGGCAGAATCCGATGATCCGAGGCGACTACCTGGACCCGCCGAACACGGAGAAGTGGCTGGAACGTTCCCACTACTGGCCGGGCATGATCCACGAGAACGGCGCCGCCGAGGCGTTCACGGTGGAGGGGTTCGCTTGGGGTGGGCGCTGGAAGTCCCTCAAGGACTACATGCACTTCAGCACCACAAACCTGTGA
- a CDS encoding AI-2E family transporter gives MGPTLSAGKSRHALRTSAFISLQVLVVLLMTWVVLRLIGTAWSIVWPLVVALLLTTLTWPPVRFLRKHRWPPALAASFVTILFLAIAAGILVGIIVPVASESGKLATGVSDGIQTVRDWAAGPPLNIGDDQVDSALSTAIDRIQDSVGSIATATLTGVNTVVDGLVTTILALFLMFFFLKDGPRFLPWLSRQLPGRLATDVPAITSRSWNTLGSFVRSQAFVGLLDAVFIGVGLWIVGVPLVLPLAVLTFVTAFVPIVGALFAGFVAVLIALVSNGWTDALIVLAIIVAVQQLEGNVFQPMVQSRGLGLHAGVVLLAVTLGSSLYGIVGALLAVPVAAIVAVIWNYLREQLSEPAVVADPPPSSDSPAAVTDADQPSGAH, from the coding sequence ATGGGCCCCACTCTGAGCGCCGGTAAGTCGCGCCACGCCTTGCGCACGTCCGCCTTCATCTCGTTGCAGGTGCTGGTCGTGCTGCTGATGACCTGGGTGGTGCTGCGACTGATCGGCACCGCCTGGTCGATCGTCTGGCCGCTGGTCGTCGCGCTGCTGCTGACGACGCTGACCTGGCCGCCGGTCCGCTTCCTGCGCAAGCACAGGTGGCCGCCGGCCCTGGCCGCCTCGTTCGTCACCATCCTGTTCCTGGCGATCGCCGCGGGCATCCTGGTCGGCATCATCGTCCCGGTGGCCTCCGAGTCGGGCAAGCTCGCGACCGGGGTGTCCGACGGCATCCAGACCGTCCGCGACTGGGCGGCCGGCCCGCCGCTGAACATCGGCGACGACCAGGTCGACTCGGCCCTGAGCACTGCCATCGACCGGATCCAGGACAGCGTCGGCAGCATCGCGACGGCCACCCTCACCGGCGTGAACACCGTGGTGGACGGCCTGGTCACGACGATCCTCGCGCTGTTCCTGATGTTCTTCTTCCTGAAGGACGGCCCGCGCTTCCTGCCGTGGCTCTCCCGGCAGCTGCCCGGCCGGCTCGCCACCGACGTCCCGGCGATCACCAGCCGCAGCTGGAACACGCTCGGCTCGTTCGTCCGCTCGCAGGCGTTCGTCGGCCTGCTCGACGCCGTCTTCATCGGCGTCGGACTGTGGATCGTCGGCGTGCCACTGGTGCTGCCGCTCGCCGTGCTCACCTTCGTCACGGCGTTCGTGCCGATCGTCGGCGCCCTCTTCGCCGGCTTCGTCGCAGTGCTGATCGCGCTCGTCTCGAACGGCTGGACCGACGCGCTCATCGTGCTCGCCATCATCGTGGCGGTGCAGCAGCTGGAGGGGAACGTCTTCCAGCCCATGGTGCAGAGCCGCGGTCTCGGCCTGCACGCCGGCGTGGTGCTGCTCGCGGTGACGCTGGGCAGCAGCCTGTACGGGATCGTCGGGGCGCTGCTGGCGGTCCCCGTCGCGGCCATCGTCGCCGTCATCTGGAACTACCTGCGGGAACAGTTGAGTGAGCCGGCGGTCGTCGCTGATCCACCGCCGTCTTCGGATTCGCCGGCTGCCGTCACTGACGCAGATCAGCCTTCAGGCGCTCACTGA